The Spinacia oleracea cultivar Varoflay chromosome 2, BTI_SOV_V1, whole genome shotgun sequence DNA segment TCCAAACTGGCTTAAGTAGGGATGGCCAGTGAACATCTGAATATGTGTCTGAGACAAGGCGGCCGTGGCATCAGTGATTGGATCCGGTTTAGCGATGTTAGTGGTGAGGCGGAGAGCAAAGGGGAATAGGGCTCTCTTATCAGCTGAATGGCGAGGGGTGGTCATTGGGGTAGCAGGGGGCTGCATAACACAGACATACTGGTTAGCAGTTACCCCATGAGGGGCACAATCGGCCAGAGTCCCTGACTCAGTGAAATAATTCGCTGCAGTTGCAGCAACAGCCTTGAGTTGAGAAAACCAAGCAATAGAATTATTCATGTGCAGAAAGTTGGCAATTGGACGAAGATCGTCATTAGCTCGAGTGGCAGGAAGGTTAAAATTGTGGTAGCAATTTGCAAAGGACTTATTCAGATGTTTGTCAGCCTCACAGGCGTACTGCAGCCCAGGGGAGCAAAGAGCATACTTCTCAAAGTCTGACCTTTCAGGAAGAGGTGGAAAACTGTAGTGTCCGAAAACCTTTGTTTGGTTTCCAGTTTCTTCAACAGGGGTGTGCTTTCCCATAGCAGGAAACACTGTGGGTTCGCCATTAATGAGCGAGTTCAGATCTTCTAGTAGAGCAATGATCCCGGGTATGTTGGGGAAGAAGAAGGCACTGCTGTTATCACGCATAAAGGAGTCACGACGTTGTGGGACAGCAGGGGTTGGGATACTGGGATAGACGAGCCCGTAATTATTTTTAATGATCCGTGGCTCGGAAGTGCAGAGAGTTTGAAATGATAAAGGAGGGGAGATGCGATTCCGGGGGGTGGTTGTTGAGAAAGTAGAGCAGGAAGTGGTGCTGCTCAGGGTTAAGGGTGTTGGCGTGACGGCCAGCACGAAGGCACTGGATCCAAAATAGTACGCCGTAGTAGAGGCGTAGTATATATGGATGGTAGTCAGGAACTACTCTTTTGAAGTAGTAGTTATCAACTAGATTCTTATTCATCAAGTGGACAACATAGTCCATCATTAAGCATGAAGGAATGTAAGAGGAGGCAGGCTTCCTGGATGAATAATCAATTTTAATATTCATAAGATGTTGAAGTGTAGCAGAAACTGTGCCAGGAACA contains these protein-coding regions:
- the LOC110789906 gene encoding LOW QUALITY PROTEIN: IAA-leucine resistant 2 (The sequence of the model RefSeq protein was modified relative to this genomic sequence to represent the inferred CDS: inserted 2 bases in 1 codon), whose product is MSYGENHHHPVPGTVSATLQHLMNIKIDYSSRKPASSYIPSCLMMDYVVHLMNKNLVDNYYFKRVVPDYHPYILRLYYGVLFWIQCLRAGRHANTLNPEQHHFLLYFLNNHPPESXISPPLSFQTLCTSEPRIIKNNYGLVYPSIPTPAVPQRRDSFMRDNSSAFFFPNIPGIIALLEDLNSLINGEPTVFPAMGKHTPYACEADKHLNKSFANCYHNFNLPATRANDDLRPIANFLHMNNSIAWFSQLKAVAATAANYFTESGTLADCAPHGVTANQYVCVMQPPATPMTTPRHSADKRALFPFALRLTTNIAKPDPITDATAALSQTHIQMFTGHPYLSQFGHPVGSGPFWDFRPIYKSSVDHSSYLSLTTTVKQLMKYKE